A stretch of Enterobacter cloacae complex sp. ECNIH7 DNA encodes these proteins:
- the oppC gene encoding oligopeptide ABC transporter permease OppC, protein MMLSKKNSEALENFSEKLEVEGRSLWQDARRRFMHNRAAVASLVVLVIIALFVTLAPMLSQFTYFDTDWGMMSSAPDMESGHYFGTDSSGRDLLVRVAIGGRISLMVGIAAALVAVIVGTLYGSLSGYLGGKIDSVMMRLLEILNSFPFMFFVILLVTFFGQNILLIFVAIGMVSWLDMARIVRGQTLSLKRKEFIEAAQVGGVSTGNIVVRHIVPNVLGVVVVYASLLVPSMILFESFLSFLGLGTQEPLSSWGALLSDGANSMEVSPWLLLYPAGFLVVTLFCFNFIGDGLRDALDPKDR, encoded by the coding sequence ATGATGTTGAGTAAGAAAAACAGCGAGGCGCTGGAAAACTTCAGTGAAAAACTGGAAGTAGAAGGTCGTAGCCTCTGGCAGGACGCGCGCCGTCGCTTTATGCACAACCGTGCAGCGGTTGCCAGTCTGGTTGTTCTGGTGATCATCGCGCTGTTTGTAACCCTGGCGCCGATGCTGTCGCAATTTACCTATTTCGACACTGACTGGGGCATGATGTCCAGCGCGCCGGATATGGAATCAGGCCACTATTTTGGCACGGACTCCTCTGGACGCGACCTGCTGGTGCGTGTCGCTATCGGTGGCCGTATCTCGCTGATGGTCGGTATTGCTGCCGCGCTGGTCGCGGTGATCGTGGGTACGCTCTATGGCTCACTTTCCGGCTACCTCGGCGGCAAAATAGACTCGGTAATGATGCGTCTGCTGGAAATCCTGAACTCCTTCCCGTTTATGTTCTTCGTCATCCTGCTGGTGACCTTCTTCGGCCAGAATATCCTGCTGATCTTCGTGGCCATCGGGATGGTGTCCTGGCTGGATATGGCGCGTATTGTTCGCGGCCAGACGCTGAGCCTCAAACGCAAAGAGTTTATCGAAGCCGCGCAGGTAGGCGGTGTGTCCACCGGGAATATCGTGGTTCGCCATATCGTTCCTAACGTGCTGGGCGTGGTGGTGGTATATGCCTCACTGCTGGTACCAAGCATGATCCTGTTTGAATCTTTCCTGAGCTTCCTGGGTCTCGGCACACAAGAGCCTCTGAGCAGCTGGGGCGCGCTGCTGAGCGATGGCGCAAACTCGATGGAAGTTTCACCGTGGCTGCTGCTTTATCCGGCGGGTTTCCTGGTCGTTACCCTGTTTTGTTTTAACTTTATCGGCGATGGCCTGCGTGATGCCCTCGACCCGAAAGACCGTTAA
- a CDS encoding Tn3 family transposase: protein MKNDVRRLSILSTDEIDELFGLPHFSDDDRRLYFDLSAKERELFDNTRTFSVAAHLVLQLGYFKAKRQFFSYEQESSVLNDLDYIAALYFPTKTLSRLKSPSRPIRAEQQRAILDLFQYKQCDNEVKVDLEDKAQRVAMLSTQPIFIFRELTQYLALHRIVMPSYRYMQEMIGRVVAYERTRIARLLSTCMTSLIDQQLAALLRAESGVFRVSALKHEAKDFSYKELRHEVARRQFFQPLHEFAKQFLITAGISNESGKYYASMVKFYTTYKLQRMKKETAQLYLLFFAFHRFQQINDNLIEALLHWVDQYEKQAKRAAEEAMNNAVTNAAKNLQAAGHVLSLFTDDTITDDTPFSIIKEKAYALLEQERFPLVADYLRNIAFDKTAFEWSHYTKLSATFKRNLRQLFTDLDFAGRVEDSPLLEAIAFLQNLLRTEKSPRQTDPNSFPTEIIPKGLRRYLFSKEGKTFKTLDVDRYEFLVYRLLRNSLEAGDVYVKHSNEFRRFEDDLISDLRWQDKERVLQDIGAPILLAPIQDTLAVFHTMLAARYSAINQHISDGVNKHIKVIGAAEKRRWKLLYPSSDESVNSDFYSQLPGIGIADLLWFVAGNTGFLNAFTHVLDRYVKHEADPREIFACIVAMGTNMGLAKMAEVSGLSSASMAGTSRNYLRLETLRAANDAISNATSQLPAFHLYDIQDTLHSSSDGQRIETQINTLNARYSPKYFGLQKGVSAYTLVANHVPINAKIIGTHEHESHYVFDLLHNNTSDIKPERHSTDTHGTNQVNFWILHAFGYHFAPRYRDLHKKMDTLVGSQHPNECGDWLIKPARKTNDELIEREWPNIQRIMASLAQKDVTQATIVRKLSSYSRQNQTKKALWELENICRTLYILDFVDDVGLRQCVQKALNRGEAYHRLRRAVAFVNGGKFRVKTEEEQQIWNECSRLITNAVIYYNTVLLSRVYEQKQTVGDQNALAQLHSISPVAWQHINMYGNFEFSPSTSKIDIDALVARYAEPEYWKQALIENENSSE, encoded by the coding sequence ATGAAAAATGATGTTCGGCGGCTATCTATTTTGTCAACTGATGAAATAGATGAACTGTTTGGATTACCTCATTTCTCAGATGATGATCGTCGATTATATTTTGACTTAAGTGCTAAAGAGCGCGAGCTATTCGACAATACCCGAACGTTTTCTGTGGCAGCCCATTTAGTATTGCAACTGGGCTATTTCAAAGCCAAACGGCAGTTTTTCAGTTATGAACAAGAATCGTCAGTACTAAATGACTTGGATTACATTGCCGCGCTGTACTTTCCCACCAAAACGCTTTCAAGACTGAAAAGTCCCTCAAGACCGATTAGGGCTGAACAACAACGAGCAATTCTTGATTTATTCCAGTATAAACAATGTGATAATGAGGTAAAAGTTGATTTGGAAGATAAAGCACAGCGGGTTGCGATGTTATCGACACAACCTATCTTTATCTTTCGTGAATTAACCCAATACTTAGCATTACACCGTATTGTCATGCCCAGTTATCGGTATATGCAAGAGATGATTGGTAGAGTGGTGGCTTATGAACGCACCCGTATTGCTCGATTACTTAGCACTTGCATGACTTCACTTATCGATCAGCAATTAGCGGCTTTGCTTCGGGCTGAGTCAGGAGTATTTCGCGTCAGCGCATTAAAACATGAAGCTAAAGATTTCAGTTATAAAGAATTGCGACATGAAGTCGCACGGCGGCAGTTTTTCCAGCCTCTACATGAGTTTGCCAAGCAGTTCCTCATAACAGCGGGGATCTCCAATGAAAGCGGCAAGTATTATGCTTCTATGGTTAAGTTTTATACCACTTATAAACTTCAACGCATGAAAAAAGAGACTGCACAGTTATATCTGCTGTTTTTTGCTTTTCATCGGTTTCAGCAAATTAATGACAACTTAATTGAAGCATTGCTCCATTGGGTCGATCAATACGAGAAACAGGCCAAGCGTGCCGCTGAAGAAGCAATGAATAATGCGGTTACCAATGCAGCGAAAAATTTACAGGCTGCGGGTCATGTATTGAGCCTGTTTACGGATGACACCATCACCGATGACACACCTTTTTCCATTATTAAAGAAAAAGCCTATGCATTGCTTGAACAAGAGAGATTCCCATTAGTTGCTGATTACTTACGCAATATTGCTTTCGACAAAACGGCATTTGAATGGTCACATTACACAAAATTATCCGCCACATTCAAACGTAACTTAAGGCAACTTTTTACTGATCTGGATTTTGCCGGACGTGTAGAAGACTCTCCTTTGCTTGAAGCTATCGCGTTTTTACAAAACTTATTGCGCACAGAAAAATCACCAAGGCAAACTGACCCTAATTCATTTCCGACTGAGATTATTCCTAAAGGTTTACGCCGATATTTGTTTAGTAAAGAGGGCAAAACATTTAAAACGCTTGATGTAGATCGCTATGAGTTTTTGGTCTATCGCCTACTACGCAACTCACTGGAAGCGGGTGATGTGTACGTTAAACATAGTAATGAATTTCGCCGCTTTGAAGATGACTTAATAAGCGATCTTAGATGGCAGGATAAAGAACGAGTATTGCAAGATATTGGTGCACCCATTTTATTGGCCCCTATCCAAGATACTCTGGCTGTATTTCATACTATGCTAGCAGCACGTTATAGTGCGATTAACCAACATATTTCTGATGGGGTCAACAAACATATTAAAGTAATTGGGGCTGCCGAAAAGCGTCGTTGGAAGCTGCTTTATCCGAGCAGTGATGAATCCGTTAATAGCGATTTTTACAGCCAGTTACCAGGAATTGGTATTGCGGATCTACTGTGGTTTGTTGCGGGTAATACTGGATTTTTAAATGCATTTACCCATGTATTAGATCGTTATGTAAAGCATGAAGCTGATCCCCGTGAAATTTTCGCCTGTATTGTTGCGATGGGAACAAACATGGGGTTAGCAAAAATGGCTGAGGTTTCAGGCCTTAGCTCAGCATCAATGGCGGGGACATCAAGAAATTATCTACGCTTGGAGACATTACGAGCGGCTAATGATGCGATTAGTAATGCGACCAGCCAGCTACCCGCATTTCATCTCTATGATATTCAGGACACACTTCATTCAAGTAGCGATGGTCAGCGGATAGAAACGCAAATTAACACCCTTAACGCTCGATATTCTCCCAAGTATTTTGGTTTACAGAAAGGTGTCAGCGCCTACACGTTGGTTGCAAATCATGTTCCTATAAATGCAAAGATTATTGGGACTCACGAACATGAAAGCCATTACGTTTTCGATTTATTGCATAACAATACCTCTGATATAAAGCCAGAACGGCATTCCACTGACACCCATGGCACCAATCAGGTTAATTTTTGGATTTTGCATGCATTTGGATATCATTTTGCACCTCGTTATCGTGATTTGCATAAGAAAATGGATACGTTAGTCGGCTCACAACATCCCAATGAGTGTGGTGACTGGCTAATAAAGCCTGCCCGAAAAACCAACGATGAATTGATTGAACGTGAATGGCCCAATATTCAACGGATCATGGCATCGCTAGCTCAAAAAGATGTTACTCAAGCCACGATTGTTCGCAAACTCTCGAGCTATTCGCGTCAGAATCAGACCAAGAAAGCATTATGGGAGTTGGAAAACATATGCCGAACGCTATACATTCTCGACTTTGTCGACGATGTTGGCTTACGTCAATGTGTACAAAAAGCATTAAATCGTGGCGAAGCCTATCATCGTCTTAGACGAGCAGTTGCATTTGTTAACGGTGGAAAATTCAGAGTAAAAACAGAAGAGGAGCAGCAAATATGGAATGAATGCTCTCGGCTCATCACCAACGCGGTCATTTACTACAACACAGTGCTGCTATCTCGTGTCTATGAACAGAAGCAAACAGTAGGAGATCAAAATGCACTGGCTCAGCTTCACAGTATTTCGCCCGTTGCATGGCAGCACATCAATATGTATGGCAATTTTGAGTTTAGTCCATCAACCTCAAAAATAGATATCGATGCATTGGTTGCTCGATATGCTGAACCAGAATATTGGAAGCAAGCGCTGATTGAGAACGAGAATTCAAGTGAGTGA
- the oppB gene encoding oligopeptide ABC transporter permease OppB: protein MLKFILRRCLEAIPTLFILITISFFMMRLAPGSPFTGERTLPPEVMANIEAKYHLNDPISTQYFNYLKQLAHGDFGPSFKYKDYSVNDLVASSFPVSAKLGAAAFILAIVFGVTAGVIAALRQNTKWDYAVMGVAMTGVVIPSFVVAPLLVMIFAITLKWLPGGGWNGGALKFMILPMVALSLAYIASIARITRGSMIEVLHSNFIRTARAKGLPMRRIIFRHALKPALLPVLSYMGPAFVGIITGSMVIETIYGLPGIGQLFVNGALNRDYSLVLSLTILVGALTILFNAIVDVLYAVIDPKIRY from the coding sequence ATGTTGAAATTTATCCTACGTCGCTGTCTTGAAGCGATTCCAACGCTATTTATTCTCATCACGATTTCCTTCTTCATGATGCGCCTTGCGCCGGGAAGTCCATTTACCGGTGAGCGTACGCTGCCGCCTGAAGTCATGGCGAATATCGAAGCGAAATACCACTTGAACGATCCTATCTCCACCCAGTACTTCAATTATCTGAAGCAGCTGGCCCACGGCGATTTTGGACCGTCATTTAAATATAAAGACTATTCCGTTAACGACCTGGTCGCGTCCAGCTTCCCGGTTTCGGCTAAGTTGGGTGCTGCGGCATTCATTCTGGCCATCGTTTTCGGTGTCACCGCAGGCGTTATCGCCGCGCTCAGACAAAATACCAAATGGGATTATGCCGTAATGGGGGTGGCAATGACCGGGGTAGTAATACCCAGCTTCGTTGTCGCGCCATTACTGGTGATGATATTTGCCATCACGCTGAAGTGGCTGCCTGGCGGCGGCTGGAACGGCGGGGCATTGAAGTTCATGATATTGCCGATGGTGGCATTATCTCTGGCGTACATCGCCAGCATCGCGCGTATCACCCGTGGTTCAATGATCGAAGTGCTGCACTCGAACTTCATTCGTACCGCGCGCGCTAAAGGGCTGCCGATGCGTCGGATTATCTTCCGCCACGCGCTCAAACCGGCGCTGTTGCCCGTGCTCTCCTACATGGGACCGGCATTCGTCGGGATCATCACCGGCTCTATGGTTATCGAAACAATCTACGGCCTGCCTGGCATTGGTCAGCTGTTCGTTAACGGTGCGCTCAACCGCGACTATTCGCTGGTGCTGAGCCTGACGATTCTCGTCGGTGCGCTGACCATTCTCTTTAACGCTATCGTCGATGTGCTGTATGCCGTCATCGACCCGAAAATTCGTTACTAA
- the oppA gene encoding oligopeptide ABC transporter substrate-binding protein OppA, with protein sequence MSIITKKNLVAAGILTALIAGNAAMAADVPAGVQLAEKQTLVRNNGAEVQSLDPHKIEGVPESNVNRDLFEGLLVTDVDGHPAPGVAEKWENKDFKVWTFHLRKDAKWSDGTPVTAEDFVYSWQRLANPNTASPYASYLQYGHIANIDDIIAGKKPVTDLGVKAIDANTFEVTLSEPVPYFYKLLVHPSVSPVPKSAVEKFGEKWTQPANIVTNGAYKLKDWVVNERMVLERNPQYWDNAKTVINQVTYLPISSEVTDVNRYRSGEIDMTYNNMPIELFQKLKKEIPKEVHVDPYLCTYYYEINNQKAPFTDVRVRTALKLALDRDIIVNKVKNQGDLPAYSYTPPYTDGAKLTEPEWFKQTQEQRNAEAKKLLAEAGYTADKPLTFSLLYNTSDLHKKLAIAVASIWKKNLGANVKLENQEWKTFLDSRHQGTFDVARAGWCADYNEPTSFLNTMLSDSSNNTAHYKSPAFDKLIGDTLKTTDEAQRKELYSQAEQQLDKDSAIVPVYYYVNARLVKPWVGGYTGKDPMDNIYVKNLYIIKH encoded by the coding sequence ATGTCCATCATCACAAAAAAAAATCTGGTAGCGGCGGGGATTTTAACTGCGCTAATCGCGGGCAACGCTGCAATGGCTGCGGACGTTCCTGCAGGTGTTCAACTGGCGGAGAAACAGACGCTGGTGCGTAACAACGGTGCGGAAGTTCAGTCTCTTGACCCGCACAAAATTGAAGGTGTTCCTGAGTCTAACGTTAACCGCGACCTGTTCGAAGGCCTGCTGGTGACAGACGTAGACGGCCACCCGGCACCGGGTGTAGCAGAAAAATGGGAAAACAAAGATTTCAAAGTCTGGACATTCCATCTGCGTAAAGATGCGAAATGGTCCGATGGTACACCGGTTACGGCCGAAGATTTCGTTTATAGCTGGCAGCGTCTGGCGAATCCAAATACCGCCTCTCCGTATGCGAGCTACCTGCAATATGGCCATATTGCCAATATTGATGACATCATCGCGGGCAAAAAACCTGTTACCGACCTGGGCGTAAAAGCGATCGATGCCAATACCTTTGAAGTGACGTTGAGCGAACCTGTTCCGTACTTCTATAAGCTGCTGGTTCACCCGTCCGTTTCTCCGGTACCAAAATCCGCCGTGGAAAAATTTGGTGAGAAATGGACGCAGCCTGCCAATATCGTCACCAATGGTGCCTATAAGCTGAAAGACTGGGTGGTCAACGAGCGTATGGTGCTTGAGCGTAACCCACAATACTGGGACAACGCTAAGACCGTTATTAATCAGGTTACCTACCTGCCAATTTCGTCCGAAGTGACTGACGTTAACCGCTACCGCAGCGGTGAAATCGACATGACCTATAACAACATGCCGATTGAACTGTTCCAGAAACTGAAAAAAGAGATCCCTAAAGAAGTTCACGTCGATCCGTACCTGTGCACCTATTACTATGAAATCAACAACCAGAAAGCACCGTTTACCGACGTACGTGTTCGTACCGCGCTGAAACTGGCTCTGGATCGCGATATCATCGTGAACAAAGTGAAAAACCAGGGCGATCTGCCGGCGTACAGCTATACCCCTCCATACACCGATGGCGCAAAACTGACCGAGCCAGAGTGGTTCAAACAGACTCAGGAACAGCGTAACGCGGAAGCGAAGAAACTGCTGGCCGAAGCGGGCTACACCGCAGATAAGCCGCTGACCTTCAGCCTGCTCTACAACACTTCCGATCTGCACAAAAAACTGGCTATCGCCGTTGCCTCAATCTGGAAAAAGAACCTGGGCGCGAACGTCAAGCTGGAGAACCAGGAGTGGAAAACCTTCCTCGACAGCCGTCATCAGGGCACCTTTGATGTAGCTCGTGCTGGCTGGTGTGCGGACTATAACGAACCGACCTCCTTCCTGAACACCATGCTGAGCGACAGCTCGAACAACACCGCTCACTATAAGAGCCCGGCGTTCGACAAGCTGATTGGCGACACGCTGAAAACCACTGACGAAGCACAGCGTAAAGAACTGTACTCTCAAGCCGAGCAGCAGCTGGATAAAGATTCCGCGATCGTTCCGGTTTACTACTACGTTAACGCCCGTCTGGTGAAACCGTGGGTAGGTGGGTATACCGGTAAAGACCCGATGGATAATATCTACGTTAAAAACTTGTATATTATCAAGCATTAA